A DNA window from Zingiber officinale cultivar Zhangliang chromosome 3A, Zo_v1.1, whole genome shotgun sequence contains the following coding sequences:
- the LOC122050411 gene encoding uncharacterized protein LOC122050411, whose product MIYDFMQLTDVDKVKCVIFMLRDNPRVWWEGARLTVDLATLTWADFKEVFYGKYFTADTRTRLAREFLELRQGDLTVVEYVRRFERGRYFVPMIASQPVEELKHFTEGLRAAIHHDVRLSRVTTFREAIDQALMSEMARNDMIKEARNKRLSYQGRDQQEPGKKKSFSCQHQGKQPPKQTQPHQQFQKSRPVEGTASKVENKVRCLKCEKKHAGQCLTGTDVCYMCKKTGHFARDCPQLKEPTKGRVFAMSQEKVDLDTTIIIGMILVASIPAHALINSGATHSFISAAYITKLGITPEQMIKGYSVSLPSGEELHNNRVVRNCQMMMQNRIVGTELIVLDMVEFDVILGMDWLTQHEAVIDCKQRSVRLKLPTEEFFIFHAVPRLTFPHMISMCKARRMLNKGCEGLLVNITVKSETR is encoded by the coding sequence ATGATATACGACTTCATGCAGCTTACAGATGTGGACAAGGTCAAGTGCGTAATATTTATGCTGCGAGATAATCCACGAGTATGGTGGGAAGGTGCACGATTGACAGTTGATTTGGCTACATTGACATGGGCTGATTTCAAGGAGGTGTTCTATGGGAAATACTTCACTGCTGACACCAGGACCCGACTAGCAAGGGAGTTCTTGGAACTGCGCCAAGGAGATTTAACTGTGGTTGAGTATGTCAGGAGGTTTGAGAGGGGACGCTACTTCGTACCCATGATTGCCAGCCAACCGGTTGAGGAGCTGAAGCACTTTACAGAGGGATTGAGAGCTGCCATTCACCATGATGTCAGACTAAGCCGAGTCACCACCTTCAGGGAGGCAATTGACCAAGCATTGATGTCTGAAATGGCCAGAAATGACATGATCAAGGAAGCCCGGAACAAAAGATTAAGTTATCAGGGAAGGGATCAACAGGAGCCGGGCAAGAAGAAGTCATTTTCTTGCCAGCATCAGGGCAAGCAACCGCCTAAACAAACACAACCACATCAACAATTTCAGAAATCACGACCAGTTGAAGGTACCGCTTCCAAGGTTGAGAACAAAGTTCGGTGCCTCAAGTGCGAGAAGAAACATGCTGGACAGTGTCTGACGGGTACCGATGTTTGCTATATGTGTAAGAAGACAGGGCATTTTGCTAGGGACTGCCCTCAGCTCAAGGAGCCAACCAAAGGAAGAGTATTTGCCATGAGTCAAGAGAAGGTGGATCTAGATACGACTATTATCATAGGTATGATTCTTGTTGCCAGTATACCTGCTCATGCATTAATAAACTCTGGTGCCACCCATTCATTTATATCTGCGGCTTATATTACAAAATTGGGTATTACACCTGAACAAATGATTAAGGGATATAGTGTTTCCTTGCCTTCTGGAGAGGAATTACACAATAACAGGGTGGTAAGAAACTGTCAGATGATGATGCAAAACCGTATCGTGGGTACAGAACTTATTGTGTTGGATATGGTGGAATTTGATGTAATCCTCGGAATGGACTGGCTGACTCAGCACGAGGCAGTCATCGATTGCAAACAACGATCCGTTAGGTTGAAGCTACCTACCGAGGAATTCTTCATTTTTCATGCAGTACCAAGACTGACCTTTCCTCACATGATTTCAATGTGTAAAGCTCGACGGATGCTAAACAAGGGGTGTGAAGGTCTTTTAGTCAATATCACGGTTAAATCGGAGACCCGATGA